CAGAAGAGGCTTATGAAAAAGGTGAAATACCTGTTGGCGCAATTGTGGTTGCAAATAATACAATTATAGCAAGAAGCCACAATCTTACAGAGCTTTTAAATGATGTAACTGCACATGCCGAAATGCAAGTAATAACATCTGCAGCAAATCATATTGGTGGTAAATACCTTACAGATTGTACTTTGTATGTTACTTTAGAGCCTTGCCAAATGTGTGCAGGAGCGTTGTATTGGTCACAAATTTCAAAAATTGTGTTTGGCGCAGAAGATACTCAGCGTGGGTACAGAGTTATGGGCACAAAGTTACACCCAAAAACCAAAGTAGTATCCGGAGTTTTAGCAGAAGATGCATCATTACTTCTCAAGCGTTTTTTTATTGAGCGTAGAAATTTAAATTAGTACAACTCTAATTTTATTAACGTATCTTTAACAACTACAGTTTACGTTTTATAGTAACTATAGTTAATAATGCAGGGACAAACAGCAATTTTAATCTTCGCAAACTCATCTCAGGTAGATTTGGGAAGAAAAGGTATGTTAGGTGATAAGGGTTTATTTAACACCTTAAATGCACATACACTATCAATTGTAAAGTCTACAAAGCTTCCGTATTTTCAGTTTACAGAACATGAACAAGTTGGAAACTCTTTCGGTGAGCGATTTACTAATGCTATAAAGTGGGTATATGCTAAAGGGTTTGACAATGTTATTACAATTGGGAATGACACACCACATTTAACTGCTAAAACACTTTTAAATACTCACAGACTTTTAGAAAACAACACTTGTGTTCTAGGGCCATCAACAGATGGTGGTTTTTATTTAATGGGACTTCATAAATCTCAATTTAATGAAGGCCTGTTTACAAAACTACCGTGGCAAAGTAGAAAGCTATCAAAAAGCATAACGTTACTGCTGTCTGCATTTAAAGTTGAGGTTATAAGACTAGAAACTTTGCAGGATATAGATGCTGAAGAGGACATAAAAAATGTCTTACGTTTTAGCAAAAGTTTAAACAAGCACATATTAAATTTATTAAGGTCACTTATACCTTATGTTACGCAAATTTTCAGCGCGAAAAATTTGCAAATAAGTCATTTTCACTCGTACTCATTTTACAATAAGGGTTCACCATTTGGATTGTCAATTTAGTAAAGCCTTCAATTTTGTTGGAGCACCATTAAATAAACCAATCTTTTTAGAATCCAAAAACAATGAAACAACTTTTCATTGGCTTTGCGTTATTGCTTTCTGCAATGAGCTTTGCCCAAACTACTATTACCGGAACTGTTACAACCACAGCTTCTGGAGAAACAGTGCCATTTGTAAATGTTATTTTAAATAATAGCACGACAGCTACAACTACAGATGATAATGGCCGCTACAGTATCGACATAAATTCAGAATTAGATGTCCTTAAATTTTCTGCTTTAGGCTTTATTTCTCAATCTATAACAGTTGGTAACAAGACCATAATAAATGTAGCATTAGAAGAATCTACAACAGACCTAAATGAAATTGTAATTACGGCTTTAGGATTTAAACGAGAAACCAAAGAGTTAGGATATGCCGTACAAAGTTTAGGTAGTGATGATATTCAAGAAGTTAAAGCTGTAAATTTTCTAGATAATTTAAGCGGAAAATTAGCAGGTGTTACTATAAGTCAAGGAGCAACAGGTGTTGGTTCTACTTCAAAAATAACAATACGAGGTGAGGCTTCATTTTCTAATAACAATCCCTTATTTGTTGTAGACGGTACACCTATTAATAATAATACGGTTTTTAATTTCACAAATGAAGCAGCAGCAGGTTTTCAAGAAGTAGATTTTGGTAATGGTGCTATGGAGGTTAATCCAGATGATATCGCTTCGGTTTCAGTATTAAAAGGACCAAGTGCAGCAGCACTTTATGGTACTAGAGCATCTAACGGCGTTATTGTTATAGAAACTAAGAATGGAGCAAACAAAAAAGGCTTAGGAGTAAGTTATAATACCAGCCTTTTTATAGATACTGCATTTAGGTTGCCAGATTTTCAAAATGAGTACGGCCAAGGAAATTCTGGAGAGTTTGAATATGTAGATGGCTTAGGTGGCGGTATAAACGATAATATAACATATTCTTGGGGGCCAAGGTTAGACCAAGGCTTACTCATACCACAGTTTGACAGTCCTGTTGTACTTGCTAATGGCACAATTGTAAGAGGTGGCGATACTTCTGTTTATGATGGCCAACCAATAACTCCTACAGCATTTAATTCAAATCCTGATAACCTTAAGGATTTTTATGAGACAGGTGTAACAACTATTAACAACCTATCAATAGCTACTGGTTTTAATACTGGAGATTTTAGGTTATCTCTTACAGACTTAAGAAGTGATGGTATTATTCCTGGCGTTAACTTAGACAGACAAACCATATCTACAAAGCTAAATTTTACACCAACTCAAAAAACAAAAATCACGTCTAACATAAGTTATGTAAACTCTCAAAGTGATAATAGACCATCAAATGGATATGGTAGTGAAAATGTAAATTACTCTTTAGTAGCTTGGGGACCAAGATCTTTAAATATAGATAGCTTAAGAGATTACTGGCAACCTGGTTTAGAAGGAGTACAACAATACTCTTTTAACTACACCTTTTTTGACAATCCATATTTTATCCTTTTTGAAAATAGAAATAGTTTTAATAGAGATCGTGTTTTTGGAAATGTTTCTATCAAACATAATTTTACAGAAAAGCTAAGTGTTGCAGTAAGGTCTGGAATGGATTACAGTAATGAAAAACGTCAATTCTTAAGAAATTTTAGTTCAAATAGATTTAAAAATGGTGCGTACGCAGAGCACGATGTTTTTTTTAGAGAAATAAATACAGATATCTTAGTAAACTATCAAGATATTGTTGGAGACCTTTCTTTTGATGTGTCTTTAGGAGGAAACAGATTAGATCAAAATGCATCTACCAAACAATCTCAAGCAACTAATTTAGCACAACCTGGTATATTTAGTCTTAACAATGCAGCTTCTCCTATTGAAGTATTTCAGTTTGAGTCTCAAAAGCGAATCAATTCTATTTATGGCTTGGCAAAATTTGGGTATAAAGACTACCTATTTTTAGACATTACAGGAAGAAACGATTGGTCTAGCGCATTAGCAACTCCTTTTTCGGTAGATGGTACATCTTTCTTTTACCCTTCAGCTTCAGCAAGTTTTATATTGTCTGAGGTAGCAACGCTTCCAAGCATATTTTCTTACGCTCAGCTAAGAGCAAGCATAGCACAAGTAGGTAATGATACTAACCCATACCAAACCTCAGGAACGTTTGTCTCTCAAACCCCATTTAATAGTCAACCTACATTTAGCAATCAGGATTTAATTCCAAATGCAAACCTAAAGCCAGAAAGCACCACATCTTATGAGGCAGGTTTTGATGTTCGTTTTTGGAGAGATCGTCTTAATTTAGATTTTACGTATTATAATGCATTAACTAAAGATCAAATAATATCATTACCAATTGGTATATCCTCAGGATATAACCAACAGGTAGTTAACGGAGGAAAAGTTCGAACAGAAGGTGTTGAAATTATTGCAGGCTTAATACCAATCATAACAGATAAATTTAGGTGGACAACCACATTTAATTTTAGTAAAAGTGTTGCAACTGTTGAAGACTTACCACAAGATGATGGTCGCCTAACTTTAGGCTTAAGTAGAATTTATGACAGTGCTAACCAAACGGTTTTCTTTCAAGTTGAAGAAGGTGGTCGCGTAGGTGATTTTTATGGAACAGGCTATCTTAAAAACGAAAACGGCGATTTTATCCTAACCGATGACGGAAGATATATTGCAGATAATAATTTACAGAAATTTGGAAACTATAATCCAGATTTTATGCTAGGATGGAACAACCAATTCTCCTACGGTAACTGGAATTTGAGCTTCCTTTTTGATTGGAGACAAGGTGGCGAAATTGTATCTAGAACTAGAGCTTTAGGTAATGTAGGTGGACAATTGGCAGAAACTGCTTTTAGACCTGAAGGCGGCATTATAGCTCAAGGTGTTGTAAATACGGGTACTGCAGAAAATCCTAACTATATTCCTAATACAACTGCAGTAACTGCAGAAAGCTACTACCGTCAATTTTATGATAGAAACCACGAAGAAAATAATATATACGATGCCTCTTATTTAAAGCTAAGACAGTTTTCTGTGGGTTATACCTTTAAATTAAATGATGGATTTATAGGACTTAAGGAAGGTGTAGATGTAAACCTTTCTTTAGTTGGAAGAAACTTATTTGCTATTACAGAAAACCCGCATTTTGATCCAGAGCAATTAGCCGTACAAGGACAAAGTTTTGTAAGTGGTGTAGAAGATATGAGTTATGCCACAACAAGAAGTATAGGTTTTAAAGCCGGATTTAATTTCTAATAAACACACTCGTTAGAGTGTTAAACACATACACAATGAAACATTTAGTATACATATTAAGCCTGTTTTGTCTATTAGGATTAAGCAGTTGCACCAAAGATTTCGAAGATATAAACACTAACCCGAATGCACCTAATTCAGTCCAACCAAGTTTATTACTACGTCAAGTAATTTATGATTTTGGTGAGCAGATGAGTTATGAGGGCTTTGTAGCTGGAGATTTACTATCACAACATCGTACAGCACTAGACTTTAATTTGTTTGACAGGCACGCATTAAAATCGCCACAACTAGGAGGAAATCCTTGGCCAATTTTTTATACAAACTTAAGAGATAACGAAATTATTATAAACCAATCTCAGAATGTTGAAACGTTTGCAGTATATGAAGGTCCTGCGCTAATAATGAAAGCTTATATGGCAGGTATCCTAACAGATTTATTTGGAGACGTTCCTTATTCAGAAGCATTTAATGGTATAGATGGTACAGTAAAACCTAGTTATGACTTACAGGAAAATATATACAATGCAGAAGATGGCATATTTGATAATCTAGAAAAAGGAGTTGCAGCAATTAATGCATACCAAGGCGCAATACCTTTAGAAGGAGACATTCTTTTTAACGGAAATCTTCAGGCTTGGATAAAATTTGCAAATTCATTAAAAATTAAACACTTAATGAGAGTGTCTAATAAAATGGATGTGTCTTCAGAGTTACAAGCAATTTTTAATGAAGGCAATTATATTTCTTTAAACTCAGAAAATGCAATATTCAATTTTACAGCAACAGAACCAAACAGTTTTAGGCTAGCACAACTTAGAATAGGAGATTTTAACAATTTTGTTTTATCTGAAACTATGGAAAATGTACTTCAAGATCTAGAAGACCCAAGATTAGGAACATTTTTTAGACCGTTCGATAATTCAGATTCTGGAGGATTTAACGGCTTAATTAATGGGATAGATGCTTCTCAAACAAGTATTGCACTAGCAGATTATTCAAGAGCTGGCACATTATTTAGAGAAGACACGTCTGGCTTAGATGCTAACTTTTCAACAGCTTGGGAAACAAATTTTTTCTTAGCAGAAGCTGCAGAACGTGGAATAATAACAGCTAACGCTCAACAACTATACGAAATAGGTGTACAGCAAGCTTTTGAGTTTTGGCTTACAGATCTTCCAGAAACATATTTAACTACTGGAAATGCTGCTTACAACACAGGAAACAACTTATCGCAGATTCTAACCCAAAAATGGATAGCTAATATCATAAACGGTTATGAAGGTTGGACAGAATGGCGCCGAACAGGTTTCCCAGAATTTATGCCTGTAGATGCTAGCTTAAATGATGGGCTTATTCCTGTAAGAATGCCCTATCCATCTGAGGAAGAAGCTCTAAATGCAGATAATTATAATGAAGCTGCAACTGCTACAAATGGGAACAGTATTAATGCAGAAGTTTGGTGGAACGAGTAATTATTGGCTTTGCCTAAAAATTAAAACGTATGAGTGTAGAGTACTGGCAATGGATTTTAGTAATAGGCTCAAGTCTGTTATTATTTTTCTTATCACCATTAGCAAAAAATGCATCAGAGTTTTTTAAAGCAACTCACCGCAAAAAGGCTCCTAACGCATTAATGCTAACAGGAAGCCTTATAATCTCTTGGATTTTTGCTAAAAGCATTACCAATGCTGCAAACTTAGGATTAGATTATGGTATTGTTGGTGGTGTTGCATATGCTGGTTATTACTTAAGTTTTGCTGTTGCTGGTTTAATAATATATAAGATTAGAGTAAAAGGTGGCTTTAGCAGCATACACGAGTTTTTAACTACAAAATTTGGAAAAGGTGCTGTTGCACTTTTCTCTATACTTATATGTATACGTTTATTTAATGAGGTGTGGAGCAACACCATAGTTATAGGAACTTATTTTGGAGATCAAGGTACACAAGCTTATTATTGGTCAATCTTAATATTCACAGCGCTTACATTAGCCTATGCATTAAAAGGCGGTTTAAGTAGTTCTATTTTTACAGATGTTATACAAATGGGGCTTTTTGCCATTTTACTCTCAGTTATTTTAGGCGTAATATTTACAGCAGAAGATTTTACCATAAAAGATGCCGCTACTTCTGGAACTTGGTCGTTAGACTTAGGTCTTAATTTATTTTTTGCAGCACTCATACAGTCGTTTAGTTACCCGTTTCACGACCCTGTTCTTACAGATCGTGGTTTTTTGAGTTCACCAAAAGTTACACGGCGTAGTTTTATAATGGCAAGTATATTGGGCGCTATATGCATTATAATGTTTAGCATTATTGGGGTGTATGCACAAAGTGAAGGTTTTAAGGGTCAAGCAGCAGTTGAGGTTGGTAAGGCATTTGGTGTGGTTATATTATTGGTTATTAATTTTATTATGATTACTTCTGCAGCGTCAACATTAGACTCTACGTTTTCATCATTTTCTAAATTATTGGCTGTAGATCTTAATTTAGGAAACACATTAAAATTTGGTCGTTTGGCAATGATAGCAGTTGCTATCTTAGGAACCATACCAGTTTTTTTAGATGCTGAAATATTATCTGCTACCACAATTTCTGGAACTATGGTTATTGGGCTTACACCTGTTTTCTTATTCTGGAATATAAAGGTTCCTAAACTAAGCTTTTACCTAAGTGTGTGTTGCGGATTAGTATTTGGCTTTTTACTTGTTTTTGGCTGGTTTCCTGAAGCTCTTAAATTTTCAACCGGAAAATATGCAGATTTACTCTGGATTAATGTCTGGGGAATACTATGTTGTATGATGTTATATATGTTACCAAAATGGATAAAAAATTAACAGATTTAGGGACTGTAAAAGGTAAAATGCTTTTGTTTGGAGGCGTTTACAGCAATTTACAAGCTCTTGAAGAACTTATAAGAATTGCAGATAAACAAGGTATACCGCCAGAAAATTGTATTTGTACTGGAGATATCGTTGGGTATTGTGCGCAACCAGAAGAGGTTGTTCAGACATTTAAAAAATGGGGCGCTAGGAGTATATTAGGTAATGTAGAGATACAGCTTCGTGATGGTGCAGAAGATTGCGGTTGTGATTTTAGAGAAGGTTCTAGATGCGATGGCTTTTCTCAACTTTGGTTTCCATATGCGCAAAGCAAACTCAGCAAATCCTCTTTAGATTATATAGCATCGCTTCCAGACCATATAACATTTAACTACGCTGGAAACCAAGTGGGCATTTTACATGGGTCATATTTTAATGTATCAGAGTTTATATACAAATCAACTAACTGGGAAGTTAAAGCACCAAACTTTTCAAAATTAAATGCAGATATAATTGTTGGTGGCCATTGTGGCTTGCCTTTTCAGCATTTGGAAAATGAAAAGTACTGGTTAAATCCTGGCGTTATTGGTATGCCTGCAAATGATGGTGAGCCACACGTTTGGTATATGACTTTTAATGACGATGGCTTATTTAAATACAACCATCATACCCTTAAGTACAATTATAAATTAACAAGCTCTTTAATGCAAAATGGATTGTTGCCAGAAGAGTATGCCAGAACCATAATTACAGGCATTTGGGATAACACAGAAATACTACCTGCTTATGAAAGTGGCCTGCAAGGGTTTGGTATTGTGCTTTAAAGAGGTTAGTGCAAAAGAAACTAACCAAAACAATTATCTTTGCAGTCTTAAACTATTACTATGAGTAAAACCATTACTGGGTTTTCTAAGCTAAGCAAAGAAGAAAAAATTGACTGGCTAGTTACTACGTTTTTCGAAAAAAGTTCAAGCGCTGTACATATACTTAAACAATACTGGAACACCAATCAACAGTTACAACAACTGCATGACGAGTTTACAGAAAACACAATTTCAAATTACTATTTACCTTTTGGTGTAGCACCAAACTTTTCAATAAACGGAAAAAACTATGCTATACCAATGGCAATAGAAGAAAGCTCTGTTATAGCAGCAGCAAGTAATGCCGCAAAATATTGGTTAAATAGAGGTGGCTTTAAAGCAGAAGTTTTAGATACTCAAAAAGTAGGGCAGGTTCATTTTACATTTCAAGGAAGTGCAGAAATATTAAAGTCTTTTTTCTCTGAAGTTAAACCTAAATTACTGGCCTCTGTAGCAGCACTCACTAAGAATATGAAAAAGCGCGGAGGTGGCGTTTTAGATATTTCATTAGTTAATAAAACTGAAGCTTTACAAGGGTATTACCAATTACATTGCACATTTGAGACGGTTGACTCTATGGGCGCGAACTTTATAAACAGTTGTTTAGAGCAATTTGCTGAAACTTTTAAGACTGAAGCGTCTTCATATGCAGCATTTAATGAGGAGTTACCACATATCGTAATGAGTATTCTTTCTAACTATGTCCCTAATTGTATTGTTAGAGCAGAAGTCTCTTGTCCTGTTGAAGAGCTTTCAGATTCTAAAATTCCTGACGGAAAAGAGTTTGCTGAAAAATTTATACAAGCCATTAATATTGCAGAAATTGAACCTTTTAGAGCCGTTACTCATAATAAGGGAATAATGAACGGAATAGATGCAGTTGTGCTCGCAACAGGAAATGACTTTAGAGCTGTTGAAGCAGGCATACACGCCTATGCTTCTAAAGATGGACAATATTCTAGCCTTACACACGCAAGTATAGATAATGGTATATTTAAATTCTGGATGGAAGTACCTTTAGCCTTAGGAACCGTAGGTGGCTTAACAAGTTTACATCCTTTAGTAAAGTTAGCATTGCAATTATTAGGAAGTCCTAATGCAAAAGAATTAATGAAGATTGTTGCAGTTGCTGGATTGGCTCAAAACTTTGCTGCTATAAAATCTTTAACTACAACAGGAATACAGCAAGGCCACATGAAAATGCATTTAATGAATATTTTAAATCAGTTTAATGCTACTGCAGATGAAAAAACAGCAATGGTAAAACACTTTACTACAAATACTGTTAGCCATAGTGCAGTGGTTGATGCACTGGAAACTTATAGGTCTTAACTATGGTAGTAGAAAACCCTAAATATTTTTACAGTCCAGGTAAATTATTACTTACTGGAGAATATGTGGTTTTAGATGGTGCTAAATCTTTAGCAATCCCTACAACATTTGGTCAAACACTTAAAATAACTTCTATTCCAGAACAGGTTTTGCGTTGGCAAAGTGTAGATGTAAATAATAATATTTGGTTTCAAGCAGATTTTGAATTAGATACAACCTCAAAAGTAGTCACTAACTCAACTCTTGAAGTTGCCCAACGGCTTACACAAGTCTTACAAGTTGTTTGTGATTTAAATGATGGCTTTAAAGATAACTTTAAAGGAACACTTGCAATTACAGAGCTTGAATTTCCAAATAATTGGGGTTTAGGTAGTTCTTCTACGTTAATTAATAACTTAGCCAACTGGGCACAGGTTGATGCCTTTAAGTTACTTAAGCAAACCTTTGGAGGCAGCGGTTACGATATTGCTTGTGCACAACATAGAACACCAGTTTTGTATCAACTAAATGAAGGCTTAAACATTAGTACAGAGGTTTCTTTTAAGCCATCCTTTCATAAAGAGCTGTTCTTTGTACATCTTAATAAAAAGCAAAACAGTAGAGACTCAATAAAGCATTATAGAAGTGTTCCTAAAGATACCTTACGTAATGTATTGTCGAAAATTTCTAAATTAACAGAACGAGTTTTAACTGCTAATTCAGTTCAGGAGTTTTCAGATACTTTAAATAAGCACGAAACTATAATTTCGCAACTTATTAAAACACCTACAATTAAGGAACAGCTATTTTCAGACTATCCTAAAACTATTAAAAGTTTAGGAGGTTGGGGTGGCGACTTTGTCTTAGTAGTAGGAAACCCAGA
This region of Croceibacter atlanticus HTCC2559 genomic DNA includes:
- a CDS encoding nucleoside deaminase, which produces MLQPFDDTYFMKKALLEAEEAYEKGEIPVGAIVVANNTIIARSHNLTELLNDVTAHAEMQVITSAANHIGGKYLTDCTLYVTLEPCQMCAGALYWSQISKIVFGAEDTQRGYRVMGTKLHPKTKVVSGVLAEDASLLLKRFFIERRNLN
- a CDS encoding metallophosphoesterase family protein; amino-acid sequence: MDKKLTDLGTVKGKMLLFGGVYSNLQALEELIRIADKQGIPPENCICTGDIVGYCAQPEEVVQTFKKWGARSILGNVEIQLRDGAEDCGCDFREGSRCDGFSQLWFPYAQSKLSKSSLDYIASLPDHITFNYAGNQVGILHGSYFNVSEFIYKSTNWEVKAPNFSKLNADIIVGGHCGLPFQHLENEKYWLNPGVIGMPANDGEPHVWYMTFNDDGLFKYNHHTLKYNYKLTSSLMQNGLLPEEYARTIITGIWDNTEILPAYESGLQGFGIVL
- a CDS encoding SusD/RagB family nutrient-binding outer membrane lipoprotein, whose translation is MKHLVYILSLFCLLGLSSCTKDFEDINTNPNAPNSVQPSLLLRQVIYDFGEQMSYEGFVAGDLLSQHRTALDFNLFDRHALKSPQLGGNPWPIFYTNLRDNEIIINQSQNVETFAVYEGPALIMKAYMAGILTDLFGDVPYSEAFNGIDGTVKPSYDLQENIYNAEDGIFDNLEKGVAAINAYQGAIPLEGDILFNGNLQAWIKFANSLKIKHLMRVSNKMDVSSELQAIFNEGNYISLNSENAIFNFTATEPNSFRLAQLRIGDFNNFVLSETMENVLQDLEDPRLGTFFRPFDNSDSGGFNGLINGIDASQTSIALADYSRAGTLFREDTSGLDANFSTAWETNFFLAEAAERGIITANAQQLYEIGVQQAFEFWLTDLPETYLTTGNAAYNTGNNLSQILTQKWIANIINGYEGWTEWRRTGFPEFMPVDASLNDGLIPVRMPYPSEEEALNADNYNEAATATNGNSINAEVWWNE
- a CDS encoding GYDIA family GHMP kinase; this encodes MVVENPKYFYSPGKLLLTGEYVVLDGAKSLAIPTTFGQTLKITSIPEQVLRWQSVDVNNNIWFQADFELDTTSKVVTNSTLEVAQRLTQVLQVVCDLNDGFKDNFKGTLAITELEFPNNWGLGSSSTLINNLANWAQVDAFKLLKQTFGGSGYDIACAQHRTPVLYQLNEGLNISTEVSFKPSFHKELFFVHLNKKQNSRDSIKHYRSVPKDTLRNVLSKISKLTERVLTANSVQEFSDTLNKHETIISQLIKTPTIKEQLFSDYPKTIKSLGGWGGDFVLVVGNPEDKIYFKEKGYHTILSFAEMIA
- a CDS encoding TIGR04282 family arsenosugar biosynthesis glycosyltransferase, which codes for MQGQTAILIFANSSQVDLGRKGMLGDKGLFNTLNAHTLSIVKSTKLPYFQFTEHEQVGNSFGERFTNAIKWVYAKGFDNVITIGNDTPHLTAKTLLNTHRLLENNTCVLGPSTDGGFYLMGLHKSQFNEGLFTKLPWQSRKLSKSITLLLSAFKVEVIRLETLQDIDAEEDIKNVLRFSKSLNKHILNLLRSLIPYVTQIFSAKNLQISHFHSYSFYNKGSPFGLSI
- a CDS encoding hydroxymethylglutaryl-CoA reductase, degradative, with translation MSKTITGFSKLSKEEKIDWLVTTFFEKSSSAVHILKQYWNTNQQLQQLHDEFTENTISNYYLPFGVAPNFSINGKNYAIPMAIEESSVIAAASNAAKYWLNRGGFKAEVLDTQKVGQVHFTFQGSAEILKSFFSEVKPKLLASVAALTKNMKKRGGGVLDISLVNKTEALQGYYQLHCTFETVDSMGANFINSCLEQFAETFKTEASSYAAFNEELPHIVMSILSNYVPNCIVRAEVSCPVEELSDSKIPDGKEFAEKFIQAINIAEIEPFRAVTHNKGIMNGIDAVVLATGNDFRAVEAGIHAYASKDGQYSSLTHASIDNGIFKFWMEVPLALGTVGGLTSLHPLVKLALQLLGSPNAKELMKIVAVAGLAQNFAAIKSLTTTGIQQGHMKMHLMNILNQFNATADEKTAMVKHFTTNTVSHSAVVDALETYRS
- a CDS encoding SusC/RagA family TonB-linked outer membrane protein, which gives rise to MKQLFIGFALLLSAMSFAQTTITGTVTTTASGETVPFVNVILNNSTTATTTDDNGRYSIDINSELDVLKFSALGFISQSITVGNKTIINVALEESTTDLNEIVITALGFKRETKELGYAVQSLGSDDIQEVKAVNFLDNLSGKLAGVTISQGATGVGSTSKITIRGEASFSNNNPLFVVDGTPINNNTVFNFTNEAAAGFQEVDFGNGAMEVNPDDIASVSVLKGPSAAALYGTRASNGVIVIETKNGANKKGLGVSYNTSLFIDTAFRLPDFQNEYGQGNSGEFEYVDGLGGGINDNITYSWGPRLDQGLLIPQFDSPVVLANGTIVRGGDTSVYDGQPITPTAFNSNPDNLKDFYETGVTTINNLSIATGFNTGDFRLSLTDLRSDGIIPGVNLDRQTISTKLNFTPTQKTKITSNISYVNSQSDNRPSNGYGSENVNYSLVAWGPRSLNIDSLRDYWQPGLEGVQQYSFNYTFFDNPYFILFENRNSFNRDRVFGNVSIKHNFTEKLSVAVRSGMDYSNEKRQFLRNFSSNRFKNGAYAEHDVFFREINTDILVNYQDIVGDLSFDVSLGGNRLDQNASTKQSQATNLAQPGIFSLNNAASPIEVFQFESQKRINSIYGLAKFGYKDYLFLDITGRNDWSSALATPFSVDGTSFFYPSASASFILSEVATLPSIFSYAQLRASIAQVGNDTNPYQTSGTFVSQTPFNSQPTFSNQDLIPNANLKPESTTSYEAGFDVRFWRDRLNLDFTYYNALTKDQIISLPIGISSGYNQQVVNGGKVRTEGVEIIAGLIPIITDKFRWTTTFNFSKSVATVEDLPQDDGRLTLGLSRIYDSANQTVFFQVEEGGRVGDFYGTGYLKNENGDFILTDDGRYIADNNLQKFGNYNPDFMLGWNNQFSYGNWNLSFLFDWRQGGEIVSRTRALGNVGGQLAETAFRPEGGIIAQGVVNTGTAENPNYIPNTTAVTAESYYRQFYDRNHEENNIYDASYLKLRQFSVGYTFKLNDGFIGLKEGVDVNLSLVGRNLFAITENPHFDPEQLAVQGQSFVSGVEDMSYATTRSIGFKAGFNF
- a CDS encoding SLC5/6 family protein, encoding MSVEYWQWILVIGSSLLLFFLSPLAKNASEFFKATHRKKAPNALMLTGSLIISWIFAKSITNAANLGLDYGIVGGVAYAGYYLSFAVAGLIIYKIRVKGGFSSIHEFLTTKFGKGAVALFSILICIRLFNEVWSNTIVIGTYFGDQGTQAYYWSILIFTALTLAYALKGGLSSSIFTDVIQMGLFAILLSVILGVIFTAEDFTIKDAATSGTWSLDLGLNLFFAALIQSFSYPFHDPVLTDRGFLSSPKVTRRSFIMASILGAICIIMFSIIGVYAQSEGFKGQAAVEVGKAFGVVILLVINFIMITSAASTLDSTFSSFSKLLAVDLNLGNTLKFGRLAMIAVAILGTIPVFLDAEILSATTISGTMVIGLTPVFLFWNIKVPKLSFYLSVCCGLVFGFLLVFGWFPEALKFSTGKYADLLWINVWGILCCMMLYMLPKWIKN